The following coding sequences lie in one Cannabis sativa cultivar Pink pepper isolate KNU-18-1 chromosome 5, ASM2916894v1, whole genome shotgun sequence genomic window:
- the LOC115716210 gene encoding phosphatidylinositol 4-kinase gamma 3, with product MMSIARVALSPGYEVSLNYPGNGISSSPHSILIYLTVAGSVIPMRIMESDSIASVKLKIQASKGFFVKTQKLVFEGRELARNNSCIRDYGVSDGHMVHLVLRLSDLQAITVSTVCGKEFEFHVERNRNVAYVKEQIAKKGEGFPNLNDQELLCNGEELEDQRLINDICKNSDAMIHLLVRKSAKVTANPVEKNFEVSIEASDLGETRSYLVNKLSTKLARQQIVENNSVQRDFLLEPLVVNSVVELSLIEELLNSTFDGLAKGNDPIRSSDGSGGAYFMQDSSGLNYVSVFKPIDEEPMAAKNPRGLPLSLDGEGLKKGTRVGEGALREVAAYILDHPLDGPRKSYSEKGFAGVPLTVMVKCLHRGFNHPDGYEYGHPKNVKIGSLQVFVKNDGSCEDMGPRAFPVSEVHKISVLDIRLANADRHAGNILIQKDGEGSPIVLTPIDHGYCLPENFEDCTFDWLYWPQARKPYSEGTIDYIKSLDAKRDIELLKSHGWELPPECARNLRISTMLLKKGAERRLSPFSIGSIMCRETLKKESIIEEIIREANEAELPGTSEDAFLETVSSIMDRRLDEVSKEGGVVNT from the exons ATGATGTCGATTGCAAGGGTAGCTCTAAGTCCAGGATATGAAGTCTCTTTGAATTATCCTGGTAATGGCATAAGCAGCTCCCCTCATTCAATCTTGATTTACCTTACTGTTGCTGGTTCTGTGATTCCCATGCGTATTATGGAGTCTGATTCTATTGCGTCAGTGAAGCTGAAAATCCAGGCTTCTAAGGGATTTTTTGTAAAGACACAAAAACTCGTGTTTGAAGGAAGAGAACTGGCTCGGAACAATTCTTGTATAAGAGACTATGGAGTTTCTGATGGACATATGGTTCATTTGGTGCTAAGGCTTTCTGATCTCCAAGCTATTACAGTTAGCACTGTATGCGGGAAGGAGTTTGAGTTCCATGTTGAGAGGAATCGAAATGTGGCTTATGTAAAAGAGCAAATTGCTAAGAAAGGAGAAGGGTTTCCAAATCTCAATGATCAAGAACTGTTATGCAATGGTGAGGAGCTTGAAGATCAGAGACTCATCAATGATATTTGCAAAAATAGCGATGCCATGATTCACCTGTTGGTTAGGAAATCTGCCAAAGTAACAGCCAACCCTGTTGAGAAGAATTTTGAAGTGTCTATTGAGGCATCCGATTTAGGTGAGACAAGGTCTTATTTAGTGAACAAATTGAGCACAAAGCTTGCGAGGCAGCAGATTGTAGAGAACAACTCAGTACAGAGAGATTTTCTTTTGGAACCTCTAGTTGTAAATTCTGTTGTTGAACTGTCACTAATTGAAGAGCTACTTAACTCTACTTTTGATGGTTTAGCAAAAGGGAATGACCCCATTCGGTCTTCAGATGGATCTGGAGGAGCTTATTTCATGCAAGATTCATCTGGTCTAAACTATGTTTCTGTTTTTAAGCCAATTGATGAAGAGCCAATGGCTGCAAAGAACCCGCGTGGTTTGCCCTTGTCTCTGGATGGCGAGGGATTGAAAAAAGGAACACGGGTAGGAGAAGGAGCATTGAGAGAAGTTGCTGCATACATTTTGGATCATCCACTGGATGGACCTCGCAAGTCCTACAGCGAGAAGGGATTTGCTGGTGTGCCTCTTACTGTTATGGTCAAGTGCTTGCACAGAGGATTTAATCATCCAGATGGCTATGAGTATGGTCATCCCAAGAATGTAAAGATTGGGTCACTGCAGGTGTTTGTGAAGAACGACGGAAGTTGTGAGGATATGGGTCCTCGAGCTTTCCCTGTATCTGAGGTTCATAAAATTTCTGTGTTGGACATAAGATTGGCAAATGCAGATAGGCATGCTGGAAACATACTGATTCAGAAAGATGGTGAAGGAAGCCCAATTGTGCTCACTCCAATTGATCATGGATATTGCTTGCCGGAGAAT TTTGAAGATTGCACCTTTGACTGGCTCTACTGGCCACAAGCTCGCAAACCTTATTCTGAGGGCACAATCGACTACATCAAATCACTAGATGCCAAGCGAGATATTGAACTTCTCAAGTCTCACGGGTGGGAGCTCCCGCCCGAGTGTGCTCGAAACCTTCGAATCTCAACCATGCTTCTGAAGAAAGGAGCGGAGAGAAGGCTGAGTCCCTTTTCAATTGGAAGCATAATGTGCAGGGAAACCTTGAAGAAGGAATCTATTATCGAAGAGATTATTCGAGAAGCAAATGAAGCTGAGCTCCCGGGAACTAGCGAAGATGCATTTCTTGAGACCGTTTCTTCGATCATGGATCGACGCCTTGATGAGGTATCTAAAGAAGGTGGTGTTGTTAATACTTAA